The following are encoded in a window of Sphaerisporangium siamense genomic DNA:
- a CDS encoding deoxyribonuclease IV yields MVRIGAHVDRDDPLAHAAARDAQVVQFFLGDPQGWKGPEIPESAAALKASDIDVYVHAPYVINVATANNRIRIPSRKLLAGQLEAAASIGAKGLIVHGGHVNKDDDPQIGFDNWRKVFERLETPVPVLIENTAGGGNAMARRLERVARLWEALDGFDVGFCLDTCHAHAGGEDLVDVVDRVKAITGRIDLVHCNDSRDAFDSGADRHANLGKGQIDPELILAVCRAAGAPVVVETPSDGQAADIAFLRERL; encoded by the coding sequence ATGGTGCGCATCGGAGCTCACGTCGACAGGGACGACCCACTGGCCCACGCCGCGGCGCGTGACGCGCAGGTCGTGCAGTTCTTCCTCGGTGACCCGCAGGGCTGGAAGGGGCCGGAGATCCCCGAGTCCGCGGCCGCGCTCAAGGCCTCCGACATCGACGTCTACGTCCACGCGCCGTACGTCATCAACGTCGCGACGGCGAACAACCGCATCCGCATCCCGAGCCGCAAGCTGCTGGCGGGCCAGCTGGAGGCGGCGGCCTCGATCGGCGCCAAGGGCCTGATCGTGCACGGCGGGCACGTGAACAAGGACGACGACCCCCAGATCGGCTTCGACAACTGGCGCAAGGTGTTCGAGCGCCTGGAGACCCCCGTCCCGGTCCTCATCGAGAACACCGCGGGCGGCGGCAACGCGATGGCCCGCAGGCTGGAGCGCGTGGCCCGGCTGTGGGAGGCGCTGGACGGCTTCGACGTCGGGTTCTGCCTGGACACCTGCCACGCGCACGCGGGCGGCGAAGACCTCGTGGACGTGGTCGACCGGGTGAAGGCGATCACCGGCCGCATCGACCTGGTGCACTGCAACGACTCGCGCGACGCCTTCGACTCCGGGGCGGACCGCCACGCCAACCTCGGCAAGGGGCAGATCGACCCGGAGCTGATCCTGGCGGTGTGCCGGGCCGCGGGGGCGCCCGTGGTGGTGGAGACGCCCTCCGACGGGCAGGCGGCCGACATCGCGTTCCTGCGTGAGCGGCTTTGA
- a CDS encoding glycosyltransferase family 87 protein — protein MSRTTHASDSAAPATRALLPLVPVGLLAALGAVLAYAWKAPCRFGGAWNDGTQQFLRFCYTDIYPLWWNEKLDQGMAPYFGHPVEYPVGIGGLMWVIQKLAWGLNEPGVWFYDITVLVMGASLVAGVVIMVYLAGAQRRPWDAVWYALAPAVILTAFINWDLLCGALSLGAFLAWARGRHVLTGVLLGLAIATKFYPLVFFGPLLLLALRTRKLNAFLWALGGTVVTWVVVNLPIMLLAFTGWKRFYVFSSERGADWGSIWFFFQREMVPFLGDGERLDMLGIASFALLCLGVAVLALTASTRPRLMQLAFLVLAAFMVTNKVWSPQYVLWLVPFAVLARPNWKPLALWQVAECWYFFAIWLYLVAQQPGNEAFGIGDATYYTAIWGRVVTIAIMAAFVVRDILRPEHDVIRQGGADDPTGGVFDGAPDRFVLRAPAAPQPAPNSA, from the coding sequence ATGAGCCGAACGACACATGCCTCCGATTCCGCCGCGCCCGCGACGCGGGCCCTGCTGCCGCTGGTGCCCGTGGGGCTGCTCGCGGCGCTCGGCGCCGTTCTCGCCTACGCCTGGAAGGCTCCGTGCCGGTTCGGCGGCGCGTGGAACGACGGGACGCAGCAGTTCCTGAGGTTCTGCTACACCGACATCTATCCCTTGTGGTGGAACGAGAAGCTCGACCAGGGGATGGCCCCGTACTTCGGCCACCCCGTCGAGTACCCCGTCGGCATCGGCGGCCTCATGTGGGTGATCCAGAAGCTCGCGTGGGGGCTGAACGAGCCCGGCGTGTGGTTCTACGACATCACCGTGCTGGTCATGGGAGCGTCGCTGGTCGCCGGCGTCGTCATCATGGTCTACCTCGCCGGGGCGCAGCGCAGGCCGTGGGACGCCGTCTGGTACGCGCTCGCGCCCGCCGTGATCCTCACCGCGTTCATCAACTGGGACCTGCTGTGCGGGGCCCTGAGCCTGGGCGCCTTCCTCGCCTGGGCCCGGGGCAGGCACGTGCTGACCGGCGTGCTGCTCGGGCTCGCCATCGCCACCAAGTTCTACCCGCTGGTGTTCTTCGGCCCGTTGCTGCTGCTCGCGCTGCGCACCCGCAAGCTGAACGCGTTCCTGTGGGCGCTCGGCGGCACCGTCGTCACCTGGGTGGTCGTCAACCTGCCGATCATGCTGCTGGCGTTCACGGGCTGGAAGCGGTTCTACGTCTTCAGCAGCGAGCGGGGCGCCGACTGGGGGTCGATCTGGTTCTTCTTCCAGCGCGAGATGGTGCCGTTCCTCGGGGACGGCGAGAGGCTGGACATGCTGGGCATCGCCTCGTTCGCGTTGCTCTGCCTGGGCGTCGCCGTGCTGGCGCTGACCGCGTCGACCAGGCCGAGGCTCATGCAGCTCGCCTTCCTGGTGCTGGCCGCGTTCATGGTGACGAACAAGGTGTGGTCGCCGCAGTACGTCCTGTGGCTGGTGCCGTTCGCGGTGCTGGCCCGGCCGAACTGGAAGCCGCTGGCGCTCTGGCAGGTGGCCGAGTGCTGGTACTTCTTCGCGATCTGGCTGTATCTCGTCGCCCAGCAGCCGGGTAACGAGGCGTTCGGCATCGGCGACGCCACCTATTACACGGCGATCTGGGGCCGGGTGGTGACGATCGCGATCATGGCGGCGTTCGTGGTGCGGGACATCCTGCGCCCGGAGCACGATGTGATCAGGCAGGGCGGGGCGGACGACCCGACGGGTGGCGTCTTCGACGGGGCGCCCGACCGTTTCGTCCTGCGCGCCCCCGCGGCGCCGCAGCCCGCGCCCAACTCGGCATGA
- a CDS encoding mannosyltransferase family protein, whose product MQTIQQETVAEVRSQSPAADVAVLWFGSRLGIVVAAAVGAGTLVADQVPFLERWQRWDAKLLVDIAKYGYDGNPGADPDLGLPAFFPGMPLALRLVHVIVPNWSLAGLLISLAAGLVAVVALARLADFEQPEGAGRRAVLALLLCPTAVFLFAGYTESLFLAFAIPAWLCARRENWTAAALLAAGASCVRITGLFLALALIVEFVMRRGRTRAAPWLLAPFVPLVLYSLYQYTRTGDWLAWQHAQQAGWGREMVWPWQSFWTTLQMANGDGQFAWAFRMELAGAVAGVAVAVWLLAARRWSEFVYVGLQLGALLFSAYYLSIPRAALLWWPLWVLIGRVSVRRPMVLVVYALVAGPLMVLNTMTFIEGAWAG is encoded by the coding sequence GTGCAGACGATCCAGCAGGAGACCGTCGCAGAGGTACGGTCGCAGTCACCTGCGGCCGACGTCGCCGTGCTGTGGTTCGGCTCCCGCTTGGGGATCGTCGTGGCGGCCGCGGTCGGGGCCGGGACGCTCGTCGCGGACCAGGTGCCCTTCCTGGAACGCTGGCAGCGCTGGGACGCCAAGCTGCTGGTGGACATCGCGAAGTACGGCTATGACGGCAACCCCGGGGCCGACCCCGATCTCGGGCTGCCCGCCTTCTTCCCCGGGATGCCCCTCGCGCTGCGCCTCGTCCACGTGATCGTGCCGAACTGGTCGCTGGCCGGACTGCTCATCTCGCTGGCCGCCGGGCTCGTCGCCGTGGTGGCCCTCGCCCGGCTCGCCGACTTCGAGCAGCCCGAGGGTGCCGGACGGCGGGCCGTGCTGGCGCTGCTGCTGTGCCCCACGGCGGTGTTCCTGTTCGCGGGGTACACCGAGTCGCTGTTCCTGGCGTTCGCGATCCCGGCCTGGCTCTGCGCCCGGCGCGAGAACTGGACGGCCGCCGCGCTGCTCGCCGCCGGGGCGTCCTGCGTGCGCATCACCGGACTGTTCCTCGCGCTCGCCCTGATCGTGGAGTTCGTCATGCGGCGCGGCAGGACGCGCGCCGCCCCCTGGCTGCTGGCGCCGTTCGTGCCGCTGGTGCTCTACTCGCTCTACCAGTACACGCGCACGGGCGACTGGCTGGCCTGGCAGCACGCCCAGCAGGCGGGCTGGGGACGCGAGATGGTCTGGCCGTGGCAGTCCTTCTGGACGACCTTGCAGATGGCGAACGGGGACGGCCAGTTCGCCTGGGCGTTCCGCATGGAGCTCGCCGGCGCGGTGGCCGGGGTCGCCGTGGCGGTCTGGCTGCTCGCCGCGCGCCGCTGGAGCGAGTTCGTCTACGTGGGGCTCCAGCTCGGCGCGCTGCTGTTCTCGGCGTACTACCTGTCGATCCCGCGGGCCGCGCTGCTCTGGTGGCCGCTCTGGGTGCTGATCGGACGGGTCTCGGTGCGGCGGCCGATGGTCCTCGTGGTGTACGCCTTGGTGGCCGGGCCGTTGATGGTGCTCAACACGATGACGTTCATCGAGGGGGCCTGGGCGGGCTGA